One Gossypium arboreum isolate Shixiya-1 chromosome 13, ASM2569848v2, whole genome shotgun sequence genomic window, cttagtgccaatcttgtcaccatgcccatttattgcccgcacacttagtgcgagaccaaacgctctcgcattttactacctttatacattcaacaatgtcatcattccatacacatacattttcatttacatatcatctcattaaacacaattgcatagatattatgatcatttaaatcaataccaaatatatgcttaatgacttacctcggatgttgtcgaatgtcttcaacggctattcaattacttttctttcccttgtccaacttcgatcctctaagctcttgggctaattcaaacaaatttatcttattaaagtcccatcatgctagcttatggctgaatacccatatcaaataagcaatttaccttaactcgtaacccacatagccaagttacacatataacccttaagaccgaatatgaatatcaccaaaatctctatgacttaaccttcacctTCATAgcctaatatatatatagcttatcaaatagacatttattcactttccttaacacatattaatcaattagtccatgcattatcccttgacacacttggtcattaaagcaataacctattaacatccaagcatattatactaaaatttcttctaaggtcaattcatgtaccatccttaatactcatacaattattttattttaaataatttacacacaccatttacccaacatcaattaactagacactttaagaatttcttctttgactatacacacattcggcaactatccatacacacacaagcgatttttccctatcacccaaaccatctacatgaacacttaactaactcaaacttcacccatccacaaatactcattacaacacaaagacaacaatcattttcctcaatttcttccatggccgattacccaatattaccacacaaccaagattttgacatagctaagtaggaaattttagtagctagcttaaagtatgctaacctttcaagaaccaacatgaactcacttaccttaattcaagctcaagggtgaccaaaccttctcttgctttcttcttcaatttggccaagcatgttcaaagatgaacacttttttttgtttttctatgttcacttcacggcaaaatgggggagacatccacacacttttttttgctatcatcattttccttttttttttcatttctttattttccttccataatacactaggccaacatgtctaggacatgttttctttgcccatcatcatgtcatggccggccactaaccttaggaaatgggttatttgacatgcaactccacctttgtgttaacatgcactaataagccatttaaaattagcctatcatatttcaccatgtttcacattgatccctatttaataatttctcataaaattggtaaaattagagaatgaaacttccacatatgcatgcacacacatagtaagcatagaatataacaattaattatttttatgactcggtttagtggtcccgaaaccactttccgactagggtcaatttagggctgtcacaacacaATTGTGTGAATACTTTAGTTTTGGTGTGCCAGTTTGTTACACGGTGATAATTAATTACATGGCCCAACCACACGACCAAGTGACTTTTGTTGGAAATTTTACACTTTGACCCACACAGCCTCAATAAGACACACGAATTGGATACAGGGTCATGTGACTCAATGCTACACGATTTCGGTCTGCTACACGACCTGGCTACACGGCAGTGTAACCCCTGTTTTACATTTTGCCTTTCTTTTGTGTaaagtttcaaattagtccttgtttGGTTCTGAATTGATTTTAGAGCTTGCATAAGCTCGATTTAAGCTCGAATTTGTATGCAAAACATGTTTTATTTGAATGATTGAGGTGTAACGAATGTTTTGGTGAATCTTTGATTTATACTCACATGTTCATgttctgtttatttttgtagCACCTCGTAACCCAATTCTAGCGACGAAgacgggtgagaggtgttacaaaaATGTTGGTTTTATCACAAGTTTCATACATAGATAATATATTAGAACGTTTTGCTATCAATAATTCAAAAAAGGTACACAATCTCCAATATCAAGCTTTCATCTTTCTTTCGATGATAGTCTTGAGAcaacaaatgaaaaaaaagagtgaGAAAATTTTCTTATGTTTCAGTAGTACTAAGTCTCATGTTTGCAATATTAGACATACATTGGGATATTTGTTTTGCAATAAGATTAGTGAGTCGATATCAAGCGAATCCTGATACAAGATACTAACAAACAATTAagcatatactcaagtatttacATAGAACAAGAGATTATATATGCTAGTATATTTAAAAATGGATTTAACTCTCATTGGATATATTGATTCGAACATTCAATCATGTGGAGATTAAAAATAATCAACATTAAGTTGTGTTTATGTGCTAAGGTTTTTGTCCTTAGTTGCATAGCAATAATGTAGAGAAATGTCGAGCAAAGTTGTACCGTAGACTCCACTATAGAAGCCAAATATATGATTGCTTCtaacgcaaaaaaaaaaaaaccaccttGGCCTCACAAGTTCCTCATAGATCTCGAAATCATTcctaatataaaaaaatacatacaAATAATACAATTTAATCACAAGACCTCAATACCTTCCTTCCAAATTTAGTTTTCTTATAGATAACTTTGATTTCTCATTAACATAAATTCGATTTGCAAATTTATACGAGATTCCTGCAACATAAATTACTACCAATAGACACCACGGAGAGATAAATGCAAGAATAAGACTTCGAGATCGTTGGCAGTTACAACCTTGCTAAAACCCAACTCCATTTATATTCAGTAACTATTCGGGaatattagttaaatattaaaagCTATAAGaaaaaaagatattttaatattaaatataaaactgATCGCAAGTCAAATCATTTATTTCAGCAATTATCATACAGGTAGGAAGGAGCGGCTATCTCAAACCCGCGCTATTGATGCAACTCAAGCTTGACCGTAATCACCTGCCAAAATACCACCCATGCCTCCTCGTTATATCAAAATTTAAAGAATGAACAAGCAGAAAGAGCGACCTCAACCTGAGTCCACCCATAAGATATAGAGTCAAAATGTCCAGAAACAAGAAACTAAATGGCTTTTGATCAAGTTAAAGGAAAACATAAGCATCCAGAAAATTCTGAAAACCAAAGCAGCCCCCACGTCATAATCTGCGGTAACCAGTCAAGATAACAAATGCAGAATATCTAAAGCAAGCAGCTATACACAATGAAGCATGGAACAACGAGTCAGTTAAGTACAGCATATACATCATACAACTACTAGTACATACACTGCCATGTTAAAAGTAGTCCAATGCAGACCACatttccccccttttttttattttttttcttttttttgttataCACATCAGGTCCACTGGGAAACCTTATCACCAGGAACCATATGAATGTAAAATTCTTTTGAAGTTACCAGAAAATATCATCTATTGCTATTGAGGTAGATGGCCGAGACTCTTCTTCCTCTATCTCCAACTCTGACTCAGGCTCCCTGGAACCAAATTCAGCCAACTCTATATCAGCAAGGTTCTTCAGGTCAACAATTGAGAGCTCATCTAAATGGTTCACCACCAAGTCTGCAGCCCCAAGCTCATATACTGGATGCTTGCTAGCAATCGTCACACACTTCATCCATGCATCATGAGCAGCTTCAACTGTCTGATTAGAGTTCCCAAACACAATGCAGCGCTCAGGTATAAATTTCAGAAGCTGTGCAGCATAAACAAACATTTCAGGATCTGGTTTTCCCCGGTAAACATCTTCTGCCGCAACAATGACGCTGAAGAACCCTTCCATCCCAATGGCTCGAATGGCAGTCTCAAGAACTTTTCTTGGCCGGGTAGATACCAATGCCATTGGTATCTTGTAACGTGTCAAGGCATGTAGAAACTCTTGGGAACCATTACGTAATCTATATATCCCACCTTGCAGAGCTTGGTAAACTTCTTCCCTCCTTGCAGCCATTCTTCTCAATTGTGCTGGATCTCTTGACCAGCACAAAACTTCCGAAATTGCTTGCTCATTTTTCATCCCTTCTATTCTTCTGAGGATAAAGGCAGGGGGAGGAGATTTTCCTTCTTCCTCAGCAAGAGCCAGCCAGGCTTGCTTCTCAAGCTGAGGATTATCTTCAACTATAACTCCTTCCCATTCAAATAAAGCGCCTAACCAACCACAGCCCATCCTTTCTTGTCGAAGCAAGGGATTGTGTAAAGAAGGATTATCAGCTCTATTCTCCGGCGACCATAAGCGAGGCTTTCGCTCTACACTAGTATCAAGCAGATAACTCCAGTTTCTTGGTGCTTTTCCTTCATATGCATAAACCTCTTTTGTCAGCTCCATTGCAAGCGCCTTGATGGATGAATTAACTAACCTTTCCACTCTCAATCTTGGCGAAGGAGGAACAACGATCGTTTTGCCAATAAATTCTTTGAAAGGAGACAGGCAGTTACTCAAGGATTTTTGTTTGCAGGAGACATCCCTAGCGGAAAATCTTCCACATAAAGGGCGGTGTCCAAGAAGTGAAGTTGTTGCAATCGACTCTACCATCACCATGTTTAAACAAAACAGGTAGCAATATCTACACCCCCAAACTATATCTTAATAAGATCTTGTTTACGCTTCAAATCCCTGTGAACTCTGCTGAATCGAAAGAAACGATTGAGATTAGATAACAAAGATTCAAACTTTCGTCAAGATACATCCAATTCTCCCATCAGCCATCCAGATAAACCCTAAAACAATTTACTAAAAACACCAAGCTATTGTAAGAACGCTGCACGAAGAAAACCCTAAAGTGATTCTTTATTACCAAAAATAAAGGCGAATAATTAAAACAACTTTGTCAAATTAAAAATctcaatcataaaaattaaaaataaaaataaaaacagaagAAAGAAGTCCTCTTTTAAGGAAAATGAAAGATGACCCATTAACGTTAAACAACGGCATATTAAAAAGAAGCACAGACAGAAAAACGCTGAAAATATCCAACaatcaacaaaaaaattaaaaataattcagcTCAAATGACATGTAAATAGAgaataaatatgaaaatgaaaGAAGCAGCTGAAGAACCTCGGAAGGAAAGAGTTGTTGACGAAAGATGCTACGGCTGTTATGACAAAGAGAGAGAATAGATTCTCCTCCTAAGAATAATTTGTCAATCTCCTTTCCTCTTGTACTTGTTAAAGAAGAATAaagattttactatttttattttcttagaaaTTACTTTTTGGGTGTGtggtttgaaataaataaatttatggaAGGAAAAGAAGACCGGTGATGGCCGTGGAAGAGTGTCAACGGTTCAAAGTGGGATCCACTTTTTAGACTTGCAAATGTAATCATCTCTTTTGCTACGTGGTTTCAACGGACCATTTTCATTTCACTTAAAAAACTGTTTTTGATTAGCTCGTCCCAGCCAGCCACATTTTCCGAACAGTTTCATGTCCCATTCGTattcctctttttttttaaaaaaaattaaggttaATGTTCCCTAAAATTTATCTGAATGAGTAATATGAAATCTGTACCAAAATATTTCAATgtaatatttgaaattttgtgtcATAATATGTCCCAAGACCAGTGGCGAAGCCAGGGGCTGATATGGCTCCGGCCCCGACtccctaaaatataaaattattatttaggttcttaaaattttttaaaaattttaaattaataaaataaaattatattttgattcttctaaaattataaaatttaatttaattctttacaaattataaagatataaactataaaaaattaaaatttcattcggcccTCCTAAAATATTATTCTGACTTTGCCCTTGCTAAAAAACTTAACTCtgttaaaattttgagttgataTGCCATTATTCATTGGTGCAAGTTTttgtctattttgtgtatataattttGGTTGGAGATTTTTAGGAGATTGTGCAACAAATTAGACCTGCTTTTTGTTAACAGGAAGGAAACTAATATTTTCTTATCTTAGTATTTTCCATGCTCTAATGGTAATTGATATGAGCAAAACCTTAATGATAATATTTTATCTTTTACAAGTTAGATGCGCATGTACTTAATTTCTTATATATATTGAAGCTTCGTTGTTCCGGTGAGAGTAaatctgaaaaaaaaattatgatacTCGAGATAATCTCTTAATAACATGACAAGCAAACTGATCATGGGAGAAATAAGAATGACTAGATCAAGCCCTAGAATGACTAAATCAAGCCCTTCACCATGCCCAAGACAAAGCCTAAGGCTCTCCACTACTTCAATCTCTATTTGCAAGTGGTTCTTGCAAATGGGTTTAATGCATTTCTACATATGTAAcacttcaaaatttgaaattagggattaatttgttaaatgcataaattttagggttttattgTGAAATGATGACAAATATGGGTTGTTTCAAGCTCCCTTGCATGTTTAGTTAACATGGATTTTTattaaaatggttagattttaagttattagtctaaggactaaattgtgaaaaattaaaattttaggggtaaaataataattttgcataaatatgaactatggattaaattgaatactatAAGTTTTAAAGGGATTGAAAttttctatttagatcaagatagaccatgTTCAGACCTAGATCAAGGCAAAGTAAAAGCTTCAGAATAGCTCGATTTAACTTCTACGCCCTAgtcgtcaaggtaagttcgtataattggtTATCGAATTAAAGCTATTTCAAATCATATgttattatgttatttataatGTGAATTGATCGATGTATAAACAAATCAATGCTATGACGGTTATTGAgtctcgattgaaccttaggaattcgcaggatacaaatgacatgtcattagggatttcatgtttcgagtgCTGGTCTTAAATGTCCTATCGATGGCTGAGGTACTGTATTTGTTGCAGATACTCCACAGCTCatatgagcagcatcgtgtagcttacattctgacccacagtgtaacaccccttacccgtattcgacgccggaacagggtacgaggcattaccaaacttaaacacAAGTAAACATACAATTTCGAGCCataaatttggcatcaaattaaatctttttacaattaatcataaagtccctattacaagcctacgaggcccaaaacatgcattggaggtggttcgggactaaatcgagaaatttagaaaattttacaacacttagaaatttttttgcctaaacaggggtcacacgcccttgtggcttgGGGTACGCCCGTATGGGCAGGCCGTGTAGTCACACATGCccttgtccctaacccgtgtaactttctTTTTGTCACCTAAGaaaaaattgaagtcacacggctaagacacatgcctgtgtcccgaGGCCTTGTCCTTTACACAAGAGACACACTCCCgtgcctctgcccgtgtgctcaattctgagcattctattttgcaacaaatttaggtgcaggggacatggCCAGATCACAcgtccatggggctgaccgtgtgtcacacatagcctagacacacgcccatgtgtctacccgtgtggacaataataaggctatttaccaagccatttgccacccttattcacacatacacttacccTAATTCAAAAgcacaaaacaatacatacttaggcaaccaaaacatccacattcatggttaaaacatatcaactttatatctttatctaacatattaactacatttattaagccctaaatcaaacatacaaatcTCACATTCATTAGGTTTTATTCAATTACTAtctagttaccaaattatactcaaattcatcatctcatcaataggtcacaattccaaacattacacaattatgccataaatcacatttccaaatatttcatATTCACCAAGTATACTatgatcatatcaccatagatattgacacatatatgaatattcttAGGTTACAACCATGTTGCCACTATAAGCCAACTTACACGGCCAAATAGAAAAACAAGCCTTTGACGATTAcaagccattacattggctaaaatcatatgacgtatataacaaaatgaccaagtccatatacatgccataactcaaaatacttgaatttatcaatacccaaaatgatagcttgatagtgtgataggatctccggcgatctccaactcgagctagcttgacggcactataaaacatgggaaaggaaggggggtaagctatatagcttagtgagtccatatgaaaataataaacaactcttaccaatcatttaccaagTCCAATAATATAAACACAAGATAATATAAATTGCATTAAAACCCACATTTATAACTTATTCAGTCACATTATTTGCTCTATCAATttgcaagcataatttaacatgtcttgacaTTAGCCTAACAATCGTAATCTTTCCATTATAACAGATTACcacaatcaaccaatcatttcaaacctcataataaCATGCACATTAATAATGAGTATTCACATTTCAAGCaaatattttaacatctttcaattatttaaagctcatatcttctcataatcattttaataggcaattatgccaatctttcctctaataggcaattatgccaatctttcCTCTTTCTCATATCCGACGAATCACAATTCGTGTGAAtaaaacatgttatatcataactcaatttggcctgGAAACCAATTACACAATCGCCAACCGAATTTACCatgtatttcatacatcacaaatatagaccaataatcacaaggctttcACAAAAACATTCTCATGA contains:
- the LOC108461527 gene encoding 5-amino-6-(5-phospho-D-ribitylamino)uracil phosphatase, chloroplastic isoform X2, whose amino-acid sequence is MVMVESIATTSLLGHRPLCGRFSARDVSCKQKSLSNCLSPFKEFIGKTIVVPPSPRLRVERLVNSSIKALAMELTKEVYAYEGKAPRNWSYLLDTSVERKPRLWSPENRADNPSLHNPLLRQERMGCGWLGALFEWEGVIVEDNPQLEKQAWLALAEEEGKSPPPAFILRRIEGMKNEQAISEVLCWSRDPAQLRRMAARREEVYQALQGGIYRLRNGSQEFLHALTRYKIPMALVSTRPRKVLETAIRAIGMEGFFSVIVAAEDVYRGKPDPEMFVYAAQLLKFIPERCIVFGNSNQTVEAAHDAWMKCVTIASKHPVYELGAADLVVNHLDELSIVDLKNLADIELAEFGSREPESELEIEEEESRPSTSIAIDDIFW
- the LOC108461527 gene encoding 5-amino-6-(5-phospho-D-ribitylamino)uracil phosphatase, chloroplastic isoform X1, which translates into the protein MVMVESIATTSLLGHRPLCGRFSARDVSCKQKSLSNCLSPFKEFIGKTIVVPPSPRLRVERLVNSSIKALAMELTKEVYAYEGKAPRNWSYLLDTSVERKPRLWSPENRADNPSLHNPLLRQERMGCGWLGALFEWEGVIVEDNPQLEKQAWLALAEEEGKSPPPAFILRRIEGMKNEQAISEVLCWSRDPAQLRRMAARREEVYQALQGGIYRLRNGSQEFLHALTRYKIPMALVSTRPRKVLETAIRAIGMEGFFSVIVAAEDVYRGKPDPEMFVYAAQLLKFIPERCIVFGNSNQTVEAAHDAWMKCVTIASKHPVYELGAADLVVNHLDELSIVDLKNLADIELAEFGSREPESELEIEEEESRPSTSIAIDDIFW